The following proteins come from a genomic window of Propionispora vibrioides:
- a CDS encoding sigma 54-interacting transcriptional regulator, with translation MVASGEYAHRAGHNGIFPFLKLIFSICRSKRGRTILSEEVKDTIKQLIMSESVYHPLTDEEIARTVAVLRETVTGIRKELQIPSSRERRKRNIKEAIQAVRTKRPAVSISQLVHLLNDQGFEVTRNYVADVINEKLPSVADPGSEEPAVPESRPEDFSTLVGHNGSLVKNIQQAKAAILYPPYGLPTLIVGDSGTGKSKFAECMYQHAKNNHILADTSPFVALNCADYGDNPQLLLSILYGHKKGAFTGADQDTAGLVERADGGILFLDEIHRLPPKGQEMLFSLLDKGKFRRLGEVDTERESRVYFIGATTESIESSLLLTFRRRIPMIIELPKLEDRTLQEKAQLIYDFFQNEANRTKCKIMVKSKILSAFALKKYDGNIGQLKSEIQVTCANAYVEKMNSGKNEINIGFNELLYNTLFHDKQTAGQPRKSAVIFQDTLFVPHITATKVQHEYPVFEDIYQKIEEKYYELKEMDISPPEIEKIIWTFVVNKFKLIGTERSEGKQLVIDEFKYLVGETISTIIKDFYLRTGSLYPDLKLNTKVLIYLAIHLGEAIKRIKYNQDIINPNLSYIRQNFANEYNLALQLAKDVEKAENMELPEGEIGFIAMYIKELLQVTNKKNKVAIITVCHGKIASEMIAIVRQLMGVDFPIAIDMPFNTNPTKVFEQVVEIAQTFEPDMGILFFVDMGSLVNIGEVVQKRTGIKTRTIDRVDLVSVMEAVRKAYISDQDSQETLDDIYYEIIHSRHSYPVLPIENSGKPPVIVCMCLTGRGVATTIRDVLTEYYPHVKTETLSVVDEELKQKMTALRSQYSLIAVVGTMNPKLQGVNFIPFDFEFHKNQKMLLDYLIRQHQGNTLQSILREDLILLNGNYRTKLEVLEALGSLLFNNGYVKKQFLQSMTAREDMSSTCFKNGIAIPHGLPSLVNESAVVFIKLQQALEWDQNKNKVKLICLPAVKNDDVGIITDLFYTLKDKERVQSLLAAAGPQEFINTLCSLSASKHS, from the coding sequence TTGGTAGCTTCAGGGGAATATGCTCACCGTGCAGGACACAACGGCATATTCCCCTTTCTTAAGTTGATATTCAGCATATGCAGGAGCAAGAGAGGAAGAACTATCTTGTCTGAAGAGGTAAAAGATACAATCAAGCAGTTAATTATGTCGGAAAGTGTGTATCATCCTTTGACCGATGAAGAAATTGCCCGGACGGTAGCGGTGCTGCGGGAAACGGTAACAGGCATCAGAAAAGAACTGCAAATTCCGAGTTCAAGGGAACGGCGCAAAAGGAATATAAAAGAAGCCATTCAGGCCGTAAGAACAAAGCGGCCTGCTGTTTCCATCAGCCAGCTTGTCCACTTGCTCAACGATCAGGGGTTTGAGGTCACGCGAAACTATGTGGCCGATGTAATTAATGAAAAACTGCCGTCTGTTGCTGACCCGGGCAGCGAAGAACCGGCGGTGCCTGAGTCGCGGCCGGAGGATTTTTCTACGCTGGTTGGTCATAATGGCAGTTTAGTTAAAAATATTCAACAGGCCAAAGCGGCTATTTTATATCCTCCCTATGGTCTGCCGACCTTGATTGTCGGTGACAGCGGCACCGGGAAATCAAAATTTGCCGAGTGCATGTACCAGCATGCCAAGAACAATCACATCCTAGCCGATACGTCGCCCTTTGTCGCTTTAAACTGTGCCGACTATGGCGATAATCCCCAACTGCTGCTGTCTATTTTGTACGGACATAAAAAGGGGGCCTTCACCGGTGCCGATCAGGATACGGCGGGCCTGGTAGAGCGGGCCGACGGCGGCATTTTATTTCTGGATGAAATCCACCGGCTGCCGCCGAAGGGACAGGAAATGCTGTTTTCCCTGCTTGATAAGGGTAAGTTTCGCCGGTTGGGCGAAGTGGACACCGAGCGGGAGTCACGGGTATATTTTATCGGAGCCACGACAGAAAGCATCGAGTCTTCGCTGCTGTTGACTTTTAGAAGAAGAATTCCCATGATTATTGAACTGCCTAAGCTGGAGGATCGCACTCTCCAGGAAAAGGCCCAGCTTATTTATGATTTTTTTCAGAACGAGGCTAACCGCACTAAGTGCAAGATTATGGTGAAAAGTAAGATTTTATCGGCCTTTGCCCTGAAAAAGTATGACGGTAATATCGGACAGCTAAAGAGTGAAATCCAGGTTACCTGTGCCAATGCGTATGTGGAAAAGATGAACAGCGGTAAAAATGAAATCAATATCGGGTTTAATGAACTTTTATATAATACCTTATTCCATGACAAACAAACGGCCGGTCAGCCGCGCAAAAGCGCCGTTATCTTTCAGGATACCTTATTTGTGCCCCATATTACGGCCACCAAGGTACAGCATGAGTATCCGGTGTTTGAGGATATTTATCAAAAGATAGAAGAAAAATATTATGAGTTAAAAGAAATGGACATTTCACCGCCGGAGATCGAGAAAATCATCTGGACTTTTGTGGTAAACAAATTTAAACTCATCGGGACGGAACGGTCGGAAGGCAAGCAATTAGTCATTGATGAGTTTAAATATTTGGTCGGAGAAACGATCAGTACCATCATAAAAGATTTTTACCTGCGAACCGGCTCCTTGTATCCCGACCTGAAGCTTAATACCAAAGTACTGATTTACCTGGCCATTCATTTGGGCGAAGCCATCAAACGGATCAAATACAATCAGGACATTATCAATCCTAATTTATCGTATATCAGACAAAACTTTGCCAATGAATATAACTTGGCGCTGCAACTGGCGAAGGACGTGGAAAAGGCGGAGAATATGGAGCTGCCCGAGGGCGAAATCGGCTTCATTGCCATGTATATCAAGGAATTGCTGCAGGTTACCAATAAAAAGAACAAGGTGGCCATCATTACCGTCTGTCATGGTAAAATCGCGTCGGAAATGATTGCCATTGTCCGCCAGCTTATGGGCGTGGATTTCCCGATTGCCATTGATATGCCCTTCAATACCAATCCAACCAAAGTGTTTGAGCAAGTTGTGGAAATTGCCCAAACCTTTGAGCCCGACATGGGCATTTTATTCTTTGTCGACATGGGTTCGCTGGTTAATATCGGTGAAGTCGTACAAAAAAGAACAGGCATAAAGACCCGCACCATTGACCGGGTGGATTTGGTATCGGTCATGGAGGCTGTCCGTAAGGCGTATATCTCCGATCAGGATTCGCAGGAAACACTGGATGATATTTACTATGAAATCATTCACTCCCGCCACTCCTACCCGGTACTGCCGATCGAAAATTCCGGAAAACCGCCGGTTATTGTCTGCATGTGTCTGACCGGTCGCGGGGTGGCAACCACTATTCGCGATGTCCTCACCGAATATTACCCTCATGTTAAAACTGAGACACTCAGTGTCGTGGACGAAGAGTTGAAACAAAAAATGACCGCACTGCGCAGCCAGTACAGCCTGATTGCCGTTGTCGGGACGATGAATCCCAAGCTACAGGGCGTTAATTTCATTCCTTTTGACTTTGAGTTTCATAAAAACCAGAAAATGCTGTTAGACTATCTCATCAGACAGCACCAGGGGAATACCTTGCAAAGCATTTTGCGGGAGGACCTGATTCTGCTGAATGGCAATTACCGGACTAAATTGGAAGTGCTGGAAGCGCTCGGCAGCTTGTTATTTAATAACGGCTATGTGAAAAAGCAATTTCTCCAGTCCATGACGGCCCGGGAAGATATGAGCAGCACTTGTTTTAAAAATGGGATTGCCATTCCTCATGGCTTGCCTTCCTTGGTCAATGAATCGGCGGTGGTGTTCATCAAACTGCAGCAAGCTCTCGAATGGGATCAGAACAAAAACAAGGTAAAGCTCATTTGCCTGCCGGCTGTCAAAAACGATGATGTTGGCATTATTACCGATTTGTTTTATACATTGAAGGACAAGGAACGGGTGCAAAGCCTGCTGGCAGCGGCCGGACCACAGGAATTTATCAATACATTGTGTTCCCTGTCAGCAAGCAAACACTCCTGA
- a CDS encoding NAD(P)-dependent oxidoreductase — protein sequence MDKSKKLKVLVVGDEWVHTKDLIHIAQDVLQGYDYELDSFDVIMDKPMSRDRSDDIGDDTVTEYCGHPQQLIDRIAGVQVLIVHTAPVTKQVIAAGKDLLAIGCCRSDAVNINIEAASARGIYFFNAPGRSVEPVSDLTIAFALLLGRNILKADQYVKAGRWAADINRDVPVWDEFVTFRGITFKNKKFGLVGLGKIGKRVAEKAKGIGLQVLVYDPFAKEEAFAGYTRITSLEELFTVCDFISIHVPPLPSNKGLISRKLFSLMKPTAYFINIARGEIIDENALIETLQQKKIAGAALDVYYTEPLPQESPLTSLDNVILTPHLAGQRKDLSEGSADILREMMQPFFQSNCLDTCFNKDKIK from the coding sequence GTGGATAAAAGTAAAAAGCTAAAAGTCCTGGTAGTTGGTGATGAATGGGTGCATACTAAGGACTTGATCCATATAGCCCAGGACGTGCTGCAGGGCTATGACTATGAATTGGATTCGTTTGATGTGATCATGGATAAACCGATGAGCCGGGACAGAAGCGATGATATTGGTGACGATACGGTTACCGAGTATTGCGGCCATCCGCAGCAGCTCATTGACCGGATTGCCGGCGTCCAGGTACTGATCGTTCATACGGCGCCGGTTACCAAGCAGGTGATTGCCGCCGGAAAAGACCTGCTCGCTATCGGCTGCTGCCGGTCGGATGCCGTTAATATCAATATTGAGGCCGCATCGGCAAGGGGAATCTACTTTTTTAACGCTCCCGGCCGTTCGGTGGAACCGGTATCCGATCTGACCATTGCCTTCGCGCTGCTTCTGGGCAGAAATATTCTCAAAGCGGACCAGTATGTGAAGGCCGGCCGCTGGGCTGCCGACATCAACCGGGACGTGCCGGTCTGGGATGAGTTTGTTACCTTCCGGGGTATTACGTTTAAAAATAAAAAATTCGGCTTGGTTGGCTTGGGCAAAATCGGTAAGCGGGTGGCGGAAAAGGCCAAGGGCATCGGACTTCAGGTGCTGGTGTACGATCCTTTTGCCAAAGAGGAGGCCTTCGCGGGGTATACCAGAATCACATCTCTGGAAGAACTGTTTACCGTCTGCGATTTTATCTCTATTCATGTGCCGCCTTTGCCGTCCAATAAAGGGCTGATCAGCCGAAAGCTGTTTAGCCTGATGAAACCTACCGCTTATTTTATCAATATTGCCCGCGGGGAAATTATTGATGAAAACGCGCTGATTGAAACGCTTCAGCAGAAGAAAATCGCCGGTGCCGCCCTGGATGTTTACTATACCGAGCCGCTGCCCCAGGAAAGTCCGCTGACTTCGCTGGATAATGTGATTCTGACACCGCATCTGGCCGGGCAGCGCAAGGATCTATCGGAAGGTTCGGCGGACATTTTGCGGGAGATGATGCAGCCATTTTTCCAAAGTAATTGTCTCGACACTTGTTTTAATAAAGACAAGATAAAATAA
- a CDS encoding PTS sugar transporter subunit IIB — translation MKEKVTVLCCCGAGICTSNYLREEIEDRIKQEGLKNVKVILCRVNDVEEAINNADMLVTTVEMKADYPVPMIRALGIMLDDKAAKKALDEIIAEIRNIQQ, via the coding sequence ATGAAAGAAAAAGTCACGGTGCTGTGCTGCTGTGGTGCAGGCATATGCACGTCCAACTACTTAAGGGAAGAAATTGAGGACCGTATCAAGCAGGAAGGCTTGAAAAACGTAAAGGTCATTCTTTGCCGGGTCAATGATGTGGAGGAAGCCATCAATAATGCCGATATGCTGGTTACCACAGTGGAAATGAAAGCCGACTACCCGGTTCCCATGATCAGGGCCTTAGGCATTATGCTGGATGACAAAGCGGCGAAGAAGGCCCTGGATGAAATTATAGCTGAAATCAGAAATATCCAGCAGTGA
- a CDS encoding class II fructose-bisphosphate aldolase — protein MLVNMKTLLQDAKKNQYGIPAANAWNESTVKAAIATAEAQRSPLILALYPAMADILEFGAIAIPHASRAQVPVVVHLDHGQEFADAVKAVRAGFTSLMVDRSTCPFEQNVAEVREIVKIAHTLDMSVEAELGHVGKGSEYHRTKNDGLTDPGEAERFVAATGIDCLAVAVGTSHGMYAGTPEIHFDLLARLNQVVPVPLVLHGCSGTGDDNLQKAIQYGITKLNLYTDLDQAGYAVLDQFFIQGKAANMLQAEAAMTAGYAAKLGYYMELFGSQQRV, from the coding sequence ATGCTTGTAAATATGAAGACCCTGTTACAGGACGCTAAAAAAAATCAATATGGGATACCGGCTGCCAATGCCTGGAATGAAAGCACGGTGAAAGCTGCCATTGCCACAGCGGAGGCCCAGCGTTCACCGCTCATTCTGGCGCTTTATCCGGCTATGGCGGATATTCTGGAATTTGGCGCTATCGCCATTCCTCATGCCAGCCGGGCGCAGGTGCCTGTGGTCGTTCATCTGGACCATGGACAGGAGTTTGCCGACGCCGTAAAAGCGGTGCGCGCCGGATTTACCTCTCTTATGGTAGACCGGTCGACTTGCCCTTTTGAACAGAATGTGGCGGAGGTAAGGGAAATCGTTAAGATCGCCCACACGCTGGACATGAGCGTAGAAGCCGAACTGGGCCATGTAGGCAAGGGCAGCGAGTACCACAGAACCAAGAATGATGGTCTGACCGATCCTGGTGAAGCGGAGCGGTTTGTAGCGGCAACGGGAATTGATTGCCTGGCTGTGGCCGTGGGAACTTCGCACGGGATGTATGCGGGGACGCCGGAAATCCATTTCGACCTGCTCGCCAGGCTCAATCAGGTGGTGCCGGTGCCGCTGGTACTACACGGCTGCTCGGGAACGGGCGATGATAATTTGCAAAAGGCCATCCAATATGGTATCACCAAGCTGAATCTGTACACCGATCTGGATCAGGCAGGCTATGCAGTATTGGACCAGTTTTTCATTCAGGGGAAAGCGGCCAATATGCTGCAGGCGGAAGCCGCCATGACCGCCGGCTATGCAGCAAAGCTGGGCTACTATATGGAATTGTTCGGTTCCCAACAGCGCGTATAA
- a CDS encoding PTS transporter subunit IIC: MEFIDSITNILSAFFKFDSTVTIVGIILIVSLLVKVSLKKAILGALKVSIGLTGLFMVVSLIQEAMVKPITNIVSIYGFNKGVIDIGWGSVGYAFGNTYGYFGVLVFLIINVLLVTVRFTQTIYVDVFNTWRAMLLAGLVGVTTGNFWLATLAVVVFLIIDVKAADIAAPYIEKINNFPPGGSWPHGTHFSFQACIAIPLEWILRRTPVIKDVEFSAETIQEKFGVFGETTVMGATLGIILGLFSQIGIMPSLLLGVKMAAAFLLLPRMAAILVEGWFPIIKSARSILVSKLKRDDVRIALDCSTVIGHSAVVPTTLIMYPIALLISLALPGNQMIASVSLIIVLWESAAVNAITEGNILHNLIILSIIVCLFCWGATFMAGPMTQLAGTMGYDVAKGMVSNWDAAGTPGLVLVYKLFSLVFGF; the protein is encoded by the coding sequence ATGGAATTTATTGATTCAATTACTAATATCCTTTCGGCGTTTTTTAAATTTGATTCTACCGTTACGATTGTCGGGATCATTTTGATTGTGTCTCTGCTGGTAAAAGTAAGTTTAAAAAAGGCGATTCTTGGAGCGTTGAAGGTCTCTATCGGCCTTACCGGGTTGTTTATGGTGGTCAGTCTGATTCAGGAAGCCATGGTCAAGCCCATCACCAATATCGTAAGCATCTACGGCTTCAATAAAGGCGTTATTGATATCGGCTGGGGCTCAGTCGGCTATGCTTTCGGCAATACCTACGGGTATTTCGGCGTATTGGTTTTTCTCATTATTAATGTCCTGTTGGTTACCGTCCGGTTTACACAAACCATCTATGTAGATGTGTTCAATACCTGGCGGGCCATGCTGCTGGCCGGTTTGGTCGGCGTAACGACAGGGAACTTCTGGCTGGCCACGCTGGCGGTCGTGGTTTTCCTGATTATCGACGTAAAGGCGGCCGATATCGCGGCGCCGTACATTGAAAAGATCAACAATTTCCCGCCGGGCGGTTCCTGGCCGCACGGAACGCATTTTTCCTTCCAGGCTTGTATCGCCATTCCACTGGAGTGGATTTTGCGGCGGACACCGGTGATTAAGGATGTGGAGTTCAGCGCGGAAACCATTCAGGAAAAGTTTGGTGTCTTTGGTGAGACTACCGTAATGGGCGCTACCCTGGGGATTATCCTGGGTCTGTTCAGCCAAATCGGCATTATGCCGTCCTTGCTGTTAGGGGTAAAAATGGCTGCCGCTTTCCTGCTGCTGCCCAGAATGGCCGCCATTTTGGTGGAAGGCTGGTTCCCGATTATCAAATCGGCGCGGAGCATTCTGGTCAGCAAGCTGAAGCGCGATGATGTCCGGATTGCTCTGGATTGTTCCACGGTTATCGGACACTCGGCGGTTGTGCCGACAACGTTGATCATGTATCCTATCGCTCTCTTAATTTCCCTGGCGCTGCCCGGCAATCAAATGATTGCGTCGGTCAGTCTGATCATCGTCCTGTGGGAGAGCGCGGCTGTCAATGCGATTACGGAAGGCAACATCTTGCACAACCTGATCATTCTGTCGATCATTGTCTGCCTGTTCTGCTGGGGAGCCACCTTTATGGCTGGCCCGATGACCCAACTGGCAGGCACGATGGGGTACGATGTGGCTAAAGGCATGGTGTCCAACTGGGATGCCGCCGGTACGCCGGGTCTGGTGCTGGTATATAAACTATTCTCGCTGGTTTTCGGTTTTTAA
- a CDS encoding PTS sugar transporter subunit IIA, protein MESTAESIYYDAVILEDMNSKEEIISCLANYLQQKGYVNEQYQAATLERELEYPTGLPTKPIGVAVPHSKAENVIRPAIVMAISRKLVEFGEMGNAGASLQVGIVFMLALQGENRHLNFLKHIINFCKQESNVTRLYQVPAREEAYRIFQEEILPGTRE, encoded by the coding sequence ATGGAGTCAACAGCAGAAAGCATCTATTACGATGCGGTTATTTTAGAAGATATGAACAGCAAAGAAGAAATTATCAGTTGCCTGGCCAACTATTTGCAGCAGAAGGGATATGTCAATGAACAGTACCAGGCGGCTACGCTGGAACGGGAACTGGAATATCCTACGGGGCTGCCGACCAAGCCCATTGGCGTTGCCGTACCTCATTCCAAAGCGGAAAATGTGATCAGGCCGGCGATCGTTATGGCCATCTCAAGAAAGCTGGTGGAGTTTGGAGAAATGGGCAATGCCGGTGCAAGCCTGCAGGTAGGAATTGTGTTTATGCTGGCGCTGCAAGGGGAAAACAGACATTTGAATTTCCTGAAACACATCATAAATTTTTGCAAACAGGAAAGCAATGTGACCAGGCTGTATCAGGTGCCGGCTAGGGAAGAAGCCTACCGGATTTTCCAGGAGGAAATTTTGCCTGGCACCAGGGAATAG